Genomic DNA from Motilibacter aurantiacus:
GGCGGCCGAGCAGCCACCGCGGGAGCCGCGGCAGCCCGGCGTTCTCCTCAGCCCGGCGGGGCACCGTCCGATCCCTAGTCCGACCGGGCTCGCGGCTCGGCACCTCGCACGGCACATAGGACGGTGGGCAGGATGAGCGCGACGGAGAAGGCTGCGGTCGGCAGTCGCGGAGGGTGGGCTCGCGGGCTGAGCGTCCGCACGAAGATCCTCGCGGCCGTCACGGTGGCGGTGCTCGCCGGCTGCGTGGTCGGGACGCTGGGCATCAGGGGGCTGGCCGCGACGAACACGGAGGCTCAGGCTCTCTACACGGAGAACTTCGCCGGCCTCGACCAGGCGGCCAAGATGCGGCGCCTGATGGTGCAGGAGCGCCTCGACGTCGTCAACCACGGCATCTCGTTCGACCAGGCGACGATGGACACCTACGAGGCCGCGGCCGAGGACACCGAGCAGCAGCTGACCGCCGTCATCGACGAGTACGCCGCCTCGAACCCCAGCCCGGCTCAGGCCGAGGCTCTCGACGCCTTCCGCGCCGCGCTCGCCGACTACACCCGGATCCGTGACACCGAGCTGTTCCCCGCGTCGCGCGCGAACGACCTGAAGCGGTGGACCGCGGTCCGGGACAACGAGGCTGCGGCCACGATCAAGGCCATGACGGACGCGGTCGCGACCATGGTTACCGAGGAGCAGAAGCTCGGCGCGGAGGCCGCGGGCGACGCCCGCGACACGTACCAGGCCAACCGCCTCTCGATGATCGTCGCGCTGCTCCTGGGAGCTCTGCTGTCGCTGGCACTGGGCTGGCTCGTCGCCCGGGTCATCATGTCCGGGCTCCGACGGGTGCAGCAGGCGGCCGAGGGGCTCCAGGCCGGGGACCTGACGCGCTCGGCCGATGTGCCGGGCACCGACGAGGTCGGGCGCACCGGGGCCGCGCTCGACGCCGCCCTGGCCGACCTGCGCGGCGTCGTCACCACGATCGATGCCTCCTCCAGCGGGGTGGCCGCCGCGGCTGCCCAGGTGTCGGCCGCCGCCAGCCAGATCGCCGCCGGCGCCGAGGAGACCTCGGCTCAGGCCGACGTGGTGTCCCGGGCGGCCGGGGTCGTCTCCACGACCGTGCAGACCGTCGCGGCCGGGTCCGAGGAGATGGGCGCGTCCATTCGGGAGATCTCCACGAACGCCAACGAGGCGGCGCGCGTGGCGGCCCAGGCCGTCGACGTCGCCGAGGCGACGAACCAGACCATCACCTCCCTCGGGGCCTCCTCCCGCGAGATCGGCGAGGTCGTCAAGGTCATCACCTCGATCGCGGAGCAGACCAACCTGCTCGCCCTCAACGCCACCATCGAGGCCGCCCGCGCCGGTGAGGCCGGCAAGGGCTTCGCCGTCGTGGCCGGCGAGGTCAAGGAGCTGGCGCAGGAGACCGCTCGGGCGACCGAGGACATCGGGCGCCGCGTGGAGGCCATCCAGCACGACACCGGTGAGGCGGTGGAGGCCATCGGCGAGATCGCGGCGATCATCGCCCGCATCAACGACTTCCAGGTCACCATCGCCTCGGCCGTCGAGGAGCAGACCGCGACCACGTCGGAGATGAACCGCAACGTCTCGGCCACCGCGACGTCCTCGGAGGAGATCGCGGGCAACATCACCGGCGTCGCCGAGGCGGCTCAGTCGACCGCTCAGGCGGTCACGGAAGCCCAGCAGGCCACCAACGCCCTCGCCGGGATGTCGGAGGAGCTGCGCGAGCTCGTGGGCCGCTTCCGCTTCTGAGCGGGCGGGCGGCCTCGCCCGGCCCGGCCGGGTCGATCAGGGCTCGGGGTCGAGGAACGGCGGCACCCGGTTGGGCCCCGCCTCCACCGGGCGGGGCCGGTCCTGCCGGTGCAGGCGCACCGCGACGAGGGCGACGTCGTCCTCGGGCTGACGGGGCAGCATCCGGGCCAGCGCGCGGTCGCACAGCTCGTCGAGCCCGACGCCCTCGGCGGCCAGCGCTGCGAGGGTGTCGCGCAGCTGCACGAGCCCGGCGTCGAGGGACTGCCCCCGGCGCTCGACCAGGCCATCGGTGTAGAGCAGGACGGTCGACCCCCGGTCCACCGTGACCTCGGACTCGACCCGCTGGGCGTCGGGCATGATCCCGAGCAGCAGGTCGGCCTCCAGGCCGACCAGCGGGACGACGGTCCCGTCGGGGTTGACGACCATGGGCGGCGGGTGGCCGGCGTTCGACCAGCGCAGCCTGCTGACCCCGCGGGCGCGCTCGTCGGCGGTCTGCTCCAGCCGGGCGACGACGGCGGTGGCGGTGGTGCCGACCTGCAGGGTGTGCATCACCCGGTCCGCGCGGCGCAGGATCTCCGCCGGGCTGTCGCTGCCCTCCGCGCCGACCGTGCGGACGATGCCGCGCACCTGGCCCATGGCCGCCGCCGCGACGACGTCGTGGCCGATGACGTCCCCGATCACCAGGACGGTGGCCCCGTCGGGCTGGACGAACGCGTCGTACCAGTCGCCGCCGACCTGCGTGGCCTCGGCGGCCGGGGAGTAGCGCACGACGACCTGCATGTGGTCGGGCTCGGGCGGCGCGGTCAGCATCGCGCGCTGCAGCTCCTCGGCGACGCGGCGCTGCTGGCGGTAGAGCCGGGCGTTGTCCAGGGCGAGCCCGGCGCGGCCTGCCACCTCACCCGCGGTCGCCAGGTCATCCGGGGCGAACCGCCCGCGCGCGGCGCCGTTGAAGAGGCTGAGCAGCCCGACCGTGCGGCCGCGCCCGCGCAACGGCAGCACGGTGAACGACTCGGGGGCGAGCTCGCCGAGCAGCTCGTACGCCTCCCCCGGGCGCAGGACGCGACGGATCGCGGCGGCGGCCCCGGTCGCAGCTCCGATGGGGCGGCCGGTGCGCAGGGCGCGGTGGACGAAGGAGTTGTCCAGCAGTGCCTCGAGGCGCAGCCCCGCGTAGCGGGCGACCAGCGGCTCGAGGCTGGGGTCCACGTGCGCCCAGCCGACGTCGCGCAGCCCGCGGCGGGCTCCGGCGTGCTCGTCGTCGTCGACGAGGGTGACGAGGCACCAGTCGGCGAGGGCGGGGACGACGAGCTCGGCGAGCCGGGCGACCGCCTGCTCCGGGTCGAGGGTCTCGGCGAGCTCCGCGGTGACCTCGCCCAGCAGCTCCGCGCGCACGGCGGCGCGATGGGCCTGCTCCTGGGCTGCGCGCCGGGCGGTGATCTCGAGGAAGTAGACCGCGATGCCCTCGCCGCTCGGCCAGACGCGGACCTCATACCAGCCGTTCAGCGGCTCGGGGTAGTAGGCCTCGAACGTGACGTGCTCGCCGCTCGCCGATGCGCGCCGGTAGCTCGCCTCGAAGTCCGACCCGACGGCGGCCGGGAACAGCTCCCAGATGCTCCCGCCGAGCAGCTCGCCACGCGGCCGGCCGAGCAGCCGCTCCGCTTCCGCGTTGACGTACGTGAACCGCCAGTCCCGGTCCAGCGAGTAGAACGCCGCGGACATGGCCTCCAGGACGCGGGTGACGCGGGCCTCGCCCTCCTGGCGGGCGGTGATGTCGTACGCCGTGCCGAGCACCCGCGTGGCCATGCCGGCCGCGTCGCCGAGCGCGCGGCCACGGGCGGCCACCCAGCGCACCGTGCCGTCGGGCAGCACCACGCGGTAGTCCGCCTCGTACTCCCCGCAGCAGTCGATCGCCTGCTGCAGGGCCGCCGTGACCCGGGGCAGGTCGTCCGGGTGCAGCCGCGCGTTGAACGCCTCGATGGACTGGGTGAACGTCGCCGTGTCGTAGCCGAACAGCTCGACCAGCCTGTCGTCCCAGCGCAGCGTCCCGGAGCCGAGGTCCCAGTCGAACGTCCCGATGCCGCCCGCGCGCACCGCGAGCTCCCAGGCGACGCGGCTGGCCTCGTACTCATTCGCGAGGGCCGCCAGCTCCAGCTCGGCGACCGCGGACGCCGCCAGCTGGGCGAGCACCGCGACGTCAGCATCGGTCCAGGGCCGGGGCACCGGGTCGAACACGCAGAGCGCCCCGACGGTCTGCCCGTCGTCCGCGACCAGCGGCACGCCGAGGTAGGACGCGACCTGCCCGGTCACGACCGGGGGGAGGGCGGCCACGCGGCTGTCCGCCCGGGCGTCGGGCACGACCAGCGGCCCGCCCAGCGCAGCGGTCACCGTGCACAGGGAGTCGGTGAGCGCTCCCTGGCTGCCCACCGCGCCGGCCGGCAGCCCGGCACCCCCCGCGACGGTCTGCACGTCCGTGAGTAACGACACCTGGGCGGCAGGCGCCCGGAGCAGCTGCGCGGCGAGGCCTGACAGCCGGTCCAGCCCGGGATGGCTGCCCAGGGCGGGAAGCAGGCGCCGCGCGGCCGCCGCGCCGTCCGGATGCGGCCGGTGCGCGGGCAGGTCGACGGCCTCCCGCTGGGTGGGCGTCGGTCGACCGCCCCCGTCCGCTGCCACTGCGCGCTCCCCCTACGACAACGAAGCCGCGGCCCGATGGCCGCGGCGCCACCATTGTGCGGCACCGACGGGGGTGGGCGGGGGGCTCCGGGTGAGCGGCAGGGGCGCCTGGGTAGGAGCCGCCGGTGGACAGAGAGCTGCGCGACGGCGCCGAACGGCTGATCGAGCTTCCGGACGACCTGCGGGCGGCGCGCGTGGCGCGGCAGGCGGTCGCCGACACGCTCGAGCAGTGGGGCGTCGGCGATCGGGTCGACGAGGCCCTCCTCGCCGTGAGCGAGGTCGCCGGCAACGCCGCGCGCCACGGGCGCCCCCCGATCGACCTCCACCTGTCGCTCGCCGACGGGCGGGTCACGATCAGCGTGGCCGACCATGACGCCGCGTGCGTCGGGCCGCCGCCACCCGAGGCAGCGCTGGCCGACGAGGGCGCCGAGAGCGGCCGCGGGCTGGCGCTGGTCGACGCGGTGGCCGACGAGTGGGGGTGCTGCACCCGGCAGGGCCGCAAGCAGGTGTGGTTCGCGCTCTCGACGAGCGCTCCGTGACCGTCGCGCTGCCGTGCAGGCGGGGCGTGGAGGCGGCCGCGGGATCTTCGACCGGCGCGGCAGCGTTCCGCTGATGTGTACGGACGGCTGCGCCCTTGACTGCCCCTGACGTCGCGGGCGGCTCGCCCCGCTCAGACCGGACGACGACCGTCGGCGCCCCGGCCCGGCAGCGCGCTCGCCCGGCCTCCGCCGGGGCCGTGGCGGGGGCGGTCGCGCCCGCGGCCGTGATCGCGGCAGTCATCGGGCTGGAGCTGGCCACGAGCTCGAAGGCGGTCGTGCTCGCCCTCGTCGTCGTCGCGCCCCTGCTGGCGTCCAGCCTGGTCGGCCCCGTCTCCACGCTGGCGTACGCCGTCGCCTCCCTCGGCGTCGGGGCCGCGCTGGGCGCGTGGTCCCACCAGTACACGGACGGCCGCCTGGGCGACCAGATCACCCGCCTGGCGACCATCCTGGTCGGCGGCGCGCTCGCCGTCGGCGCGGCGCGCGCCCGCGTCCGCCGTGAGGCCCGGCTCGCCCGCGTGCTGCGCATCGCCGCCGTCGCCCAGCAGACGATCCTGCCCCCGGTCCCCGAGCGGCTGGGGCCGCTGCGACTGGCCGCCTCGTACGACAGCGCCCAGGAGGAGGCCTCCATCGGTGGCGACGTGTACGCCGCGGTGGACACGCCGCACGGGCAACGGCTGCTCATCGCGGACGTGCGCGGTCATGGGCTGGACGCCGTCCGGCTGGCCTCGACCGTCCTCGGGGCGTTCCGGGAGCGCGCCGACGAGCGG
This window encodes:
- a CDS encoding SpoIIE family protein phosphatase; amino-acid sequence: MAADGGGRPTPTQREAVDLPAHRPHPDGAAAARRLLPALGSHPGLDRLSGLAAQLLRAPAAQVSLLTDVQTVAGGAGLPAGAVGSQGALTDSLCTVTAALGGPLVVPDARADSRVAALPPVVTGQVASYLGVPLVADDGQTVGALCVFDPVPRPWTDADVAVLAQLAASAVAELELAALANEYEASRVAWELAVRAGGIGTFDWDLGSGTLRWDDRLVELFGYDTATFTQSIEAFNARLHPDDLPRVTAALQQAIDCCGEYEADYRVVLPDGTVRWVAARGRALGDAAGMATRVLGTAYDITARQEGEARVTRVLEAMSAAFYSLDRDWRFTYVNAEAERLLGRPRGELLGGSIWELFPAAVGSDFEASYRRASASGEHVTFEAYYPEPLNGWYEVRVWPSGEGIAVYFLEITARRAAQEQAHRAAVRAELLGEVTAELAETLDPEQAVARLAELVVPALADWCLVTLVDDDEHAGARRGLRDVGWAHVDPSLEPLVARYAGLRLEALLDNSFVHRALRTGRPIGAATGAAAAIRRVLRPGEAYELLGELAPESFTVLPLRGRGRTVGLLSLFNGAARGRFAPDDLATAGEVAGRAGLALDNARLYRQQRRVAEELQRAMLTAPPEPDHMQVVVRYSPAAEATQVGGDWYDAFVQPDGATVLVIGDVIGHDVVAAAAMGQVRGIVRTVGAEGSDSPAEILRRADRVMHTLQVGTTATAVVARLEQTADERARGVSRLRWSNAGHPPPMVVNPDGTVVPLVGLEADLLLGIMPDAQRVESEVTVDRGSTVLLYTDGLVERRGQSLDAGLVQLRDTLAALAAEGVGLDELCDRALARMLPRQPEDDVALVAVRLHRQDRPRPVEAGPNRVPPFLDPEP
- a CDS encoding methyl-accepting chemotaxis protein — encoded protein: MSATEKAAVGSRGGWARGLSVRTKILAAVTVAVLAGCVVGTLGIRGLAATNTEAQALYTENFAGLDQAAKMRRLMVQERLDVVNHGISFDQATMDTYEAAAEDTEQQLTAVIDEYAASNPSPAQAEALDAFRAALADYTRIRDTELFPASRANDLKRWTAVRDNEAAATIKAMTDAVATMVTEEQKLGAEAAGDARDTYQANRLSMIVALLLGALLSLALGWLVARVIMSGLRRVQQAAEGLQAGDLTRSADVPGTDEVGRTGAALDAALADLRGVVTTIDASSSGVAAAAAQVSAAASQIAAGAEETSAQADVVSRAAGVVSTTVQTVAAGSEEMGASIREISTNANEAARVAAQAVDVAEATNQTITSLGASSREIGEVVKVITSIAEQTNLLALNATIEAARAGEAGKGFAVVAGEVKELAQETARATEDIGRRVEAIQHDTGEAVEAIGEIAAIIARINDFQVTIASAVEEQTATTSEMNRNVSATATSSEEIAGNITGVAEAAQSTAQAVTEAQQATNALAGMSEELRELVGRFRF
- a CDS encoding PP2C family protein-serine/threonine phosphatase produces the protein MTAPDVAGGSPRSDRTTTVGAPARQRARPASAGAVAGAVAPAAVIAAVIGLELATSSKAVVLALVVVAPLLASSLVGPVSTLAYAVASLGVGAALGAWSHQYTDGRLGDQITRLATILVGGALAVGAARARVRREARLARVLRIAAVAQQTILPPVPERLGPLRLAASYDSAQEEASIGGDVYAAVDTPHGQRLLIADVRGHGLDAVRLASTVLGAFRERADERASLTELATDLDRAVSRAADAEDFVTAVLLQVSGAELQVANAGHPDPLLLRDGVAVPLPPSGPTPPLGIGARPRPVRVRLEEGDRLLLHTDGVTEARRPSDAAFFPLSRLVAPCLGSGTLEQGLAGLRAALIEWAGGSLSDDVTLLAVEFTGDASRRASDGP
- a CDS encoding ATP-binding protein; this translates as MDRELRDGAERLIELPDDLRAARVARQAVADTLEQWGVGDRVDEALLAVSEVAGNAARHGRPPIDLHLSLADGRVTISVADHDAACVGPPPPEAALADEGAESGRGLALVDAVADEWGCCTRQGRKQVWFALSTSAP